GGATCCGGCCAAAAATGCACTGCGTCCTCGCGATTGGTGGTGCATGCGCGAATTCACGATGCGTTTGTTGAAAAAATGATTGCAGGTGCCCAGGCGATGGTGGTGGGTCATGCGCTTGAGCCTGGCACTCAAATCGGGCCTGTGGTGAGTGCCCAGCAATTGCAGGAAAACCTTGCTAACGTAGCCTTGGGGTTATCGGAAGGCGCCGAATTGGTCTGCGGCGGCCAGCAAGTTGAGCGCGCAAGCCAGGGATTTTACATGTCTCCTGGGCTGTTCATCAACAGCACCAATGCCATGCAGATCAACCGCGAAGAGCTGTTCGCCCCGTTAGCGGCAGTGATCAAAGTGGGCAGCTATGACGAAGCGCTGAGCGTGGTTAATGATACGCGCTTCGGGTTGACCTCTGGTATTGTTACCACCAATTTGGCGCGGGCTACGCATTTTAGGCGCAATGCCAAAACTGGCTGCGTGATGGTAAACCTGCCCACCGCTGGCACCGATTATCATGTGCCATTCGGCGGCAGAGGGGAAAGCTCTTACGGGCCGCGCGAACAGGGCAGTTATGCGGCTGAATTTTATACAACGGTGAAAACGGCCTATATTTCCTCGGGTATGCCTGCATGAGGATCATTGATAATCTGCAATACGCAAATTGGTCGGAAAAGATTTTTCGCCAAATGCGGGCGGGCGGCGTTGATGCGGTGCATGTCACGATTGCCTATCATGAGAATTTTCGCGAAACGGTTTTGAATTTTGAGCAATGGAACCGTTGGTTTGAGACCTATCCCGATTTAATCATGAAAGGCTTGACAGCTGAAGATGTCGATCGCGCTCGCACTAGCAACCGCACGGCTATTTTCTTCGGGTTTCAAAACCCCAGCCCGATTGAAGATGATATCGGGTTAGTGGAAATTGTGCATAATTTGGGCGCGCGGTTTATGCAGCTGAGTTATAACAATCAATCGCTGCTGGCCACGGGCTGTTATGAAGCGGCGGATCCCGGCATTACCCGTATGGGGCGGCAGGTGATTGGTGAAATGAATCGCGTTGGTCTTGTGGTGGATATGAGTCATTCTGCGGATCGCTCAACCATTGAGGCGGCCGAGATTTCAACGCGCCCGATCACCATCACCCATGCCAACCCTTATGAGTGGCAGCCCGCGTTGCGCAATAAGCGCCCTGAGGTGATCAAAGCCGTTACCGAGGCGGGCGGCATGATCGGATTTTCACTTTATCCGCATCATTTAAAAGATAAATCGGCCTGCACGCTTGAAAGTTTTTGTCAGATGATCGCCGAGGCGGCGGCGCGCTATGGGGCGCAGCATTTGGGGCTTGGCTCTGATCTGTGCCAAGATCAACCCGATCGCGTGGTGGAATGGATGCGCGTAGGCCGCTGGAGCAAAGCGATTGATTATGGCGAAGGCTCTGCCAGCGCGCCGGGATTTCCGCCAATGCCAAGCTGGTTTCAAGACAATCGTGATTTTGGAAATATCGCCGAAGGGCTGCGCAAAACAGGCATGTCAGAAGCGGAAGTGGCTGGTATTATGGGCGAGAACTGGTATCGGTTTTATCAGGAAAATTTTGGCGCTAAAGCGTAGTTTCTGATTTGCAACAGAGCCGTTTGCACGCTGTTTTTGTGCAGTCGCTTTAAAATTGGCGGATAGGTCATCTGGTAAAAGCGGTTGGATGGCCAAGAAACGCACATGCGGGGATGTAAACAAGGGGGCTTTGCTTTGAATTATCTGGCGTTACTTGGCACCAAAGGTGGCCCTGCGATCCGCCCCGGCTCTACAATGCCCACCGCGCATCTTCTGCACCTAGAGGGCTGCCCGATTATCATAGATTGCGGTTTGGGCGTGGCCCGGGGCTTGATCGATCAAGGCGTGGCGTTGAAAGATATCCGTCATATTTTCATCACGCATTTGCATTCGGATCATTATTTAGAACTGGGCCCTTTGTTGCACACGGCTTGGACAGCCGGACTCAGCAACATCGTGCAGATATACGGACCTGTCGGGCTTGATGCCTATTGGGCGGGGTTTCTGGCCTCGATGCAGGCGGATATCGATCTGCGGATCGCGGATGAAGGGCGCCCGGATTTGCGCGGGCTGGTGCGTTTTCATGGGATCGATACACCAGATGTGGTGCAACTGGGCGATATTCAGGTTTCGGCGTTGCGCAATATCCATCCGCCATTACTGGATACGTTTGCGCTGTCGTTTAAAACTGCGCGCTCGCATATCGTGTTTAGCGGCGATACGGCCTATTTTCCGGATTTGGCCGGTTTTGCGCAAGGCGCTGATCTGTTGGTGCATGAGGCGATGCTGGAGGCGGCGATTGAGCCGTTGCTGGCGCGGGTTGGCAATGGTGATGAACGCTTGCGGGCGCATTTTTATGCCGCGCATAGCACGGCGGCAGAGGCTGCAAAGATTGCGGTGGCTGCCAACGTAAAAGCCTTGGCGCTGAACCACCTTATCCCGTCGGACGATCCAGATTTTGGCGAAGCTGAGTGGCTGGCCGCCATTCGCCCGATATGGGATGGTCCGTTTTATCTGGGTCATGATGGGCTGCGGATCGCGTTTTGAAAACTTGGTCGCGTGTCTTTCGACTTATGTTTTAGAAGCAGTTTACCGCCTATAGCCAGAGATTTTCTATTATGCGAAGCTAAAGTTTTTCAGTGTTTTTTAGGGCTAAATTTAGGTGTCTTCCTCTGGCACCCTAAGGATGGAAAAGGTTTGCAAACATAAAATTTTAGCACGATCTCTCTCAGTGGGCTAAGGTTTAATCACCGGGTCCAACATTTGTAAGCCTTTTGGGAAATTTATAATTCGGCTTAAAATCTACAAAAACACCACCGGCAAGCGGAGCTGGATCAAGCCGCTGCGCCTTGATCGTAGGTGACTGAGAGCGCTGCGTTAAAATGGCGGATCTTTTTTTTCGCAAGCCGGGCCTTTATCCTCCATTGCGCAGGCTGGAAGAACTGGCAGATATGGGGGTTTTAGGCGTGGTCATGCAAAAATATATGGTGATAGAGCGGTTTAAAGCGAGGTGTCGGGACGCAGCCCATGAAAGGTTTCACAGGCAGGGTCGATTGCTTCCGAATGGGCTTTATTATTTGAATTCTTGGCTACATTAAGATTGGTTGATCTGCGATCTGCGATCTGCGATCTGCGATCTGCTGATGGAGATGTAGAGCTCTGTTTTGTTCGATCTTTGGTTTGAACGCTGGAACGATTTTGTTGAGTTCGACCTGGTGCCAATCGACGAATAAAATTTACTTGCCTCCGCTCTAAAAGGTAAAAGGTCTTTCTAAAAGCCCTTGTTAAAACCGCTTCGGTGTGCAGCCAGCTAAGTTAATTGAGTTCATCCGCCAGAATGATCGGAAAAAACACCCCATCGGAATAAATACCATACCAGGTTTGGCCCTGATGCTCGGCTTGTTCGCCCCGCTCGACCAAGCGGTAAAAGCTTTTGCGATCGATCAAAGCCTCTAGCCCGGCTCGGATATGAATATAGGGCGCGGGCTCTCCAGTTTCTGGGTGCTTTTCAACGCGAATTGGGTTTTCCCGCCCGGCTTGCGAAAAATCACCAACATGCGTTTCAAAGCACAAAACGGGCCTATCTGGGGTGCCGATATTTTCAAAATCCACAGCCACAAAAGGGGCGTCATCCACGGTGATTCCCACTTTCTCAACTGGGGTAACCAAGACGTAGCTATCTCCATCTTTGCGCAGGATGGATGAAAATAGCCGCACCAGCTCGAAGCGGCCGATGGGCGTGCCTTGATAAAACCAGGTGCCGTCGCGGGCGATGCGCATATCCAAATCCCCGCAAAACGGTGGATTCCACAAGTGGACGGGCGGCAATTTGCGCCCATCGCTGGCGGCTCTTGCAGCCTGCGCCAGCCCTTCGGCGCTGGGCGATGCCATTTTTTCTGCACTCATTGGTTTTGCCATTTTGTTTTGTCGCAATACACTCAATAACACCTATATATTTGTCAAAGGGGAAAAAGCCATGTCGTCGTCACGAGATATTGCGGATCAGATAGAGGATCTAACGGCAGATTTGGCCCAGATGAAGGCCGAAATTGCTAAGAAATTCATCGGTCAGAAATCGGTTATAGATCTAAGCCTGACCGCGCTGTTATCGGGGGGGCATGGATTGCTGGTCGGGGTGCCTGGGCTGGGAAAGACCCTGCTCGTGAACACTTTGGGGGATGTGCTGGGGCTGCACACCCAACGCGTGCAATTTACACCTGATCTGATGCCGGCTGATATTTTAGGGTCTGAAATATTGGAAACGAAGCCTGATGGGACGCGGCAATTTAAGTTTATTGAGGGGCCGATTTTCAGCCAGCTTTTAATGGCAGATGAGATCAATCGCGCAAGCCCGCGCACGCAATCTGCCTTGCTGCAAGCGATGCAAGAAGGGCAAGTGTCGATCGCCGGACAAACGCGCCCGCTGCCGCAGCCGTTTCATGTTTTGGCCACTCAAAACCCAATTGAACAAGAAGGAACCTATCCGTTGCCAGAGGCGCAGCTGGATCGGTTTTTGCTGCAAATCACTTTGGATTATCCAGATCGCGAGACCGAACGCGAGATTTTGCTTGAAACCACCGGGGTGGGGCAGGTGGGGGTTGCGCAGGTGTTTGATCCGGCTCGATTAATGGCGGCGCAAAAAGTGGTTCGCCAAATGCCAATAGGAAATAGTGTGGTTAACTTTATCCTTGATTTGGTGCGCGCGTGTCGCCCCGAGGATGCTTCTTCGTCAAAAGAGTTACGCGAGACGGTTGCGTGGGGCCCGGGGCCGCGCGCGGCGCAATCTTTAATGCTCTCTGCACGCGCCTGGGCGCTTTTGCAAGGCCGCTTATCGCCCTCGGTGCAGGATGTGCTGGCATTGGCGGTTCCCGTTTTGGCGCATCGCATGGCGTTGCGCTATTCGGCGCAGGCCAATGGTGTGGATTTGCCGGAGCTTATTCGCCGTATTGCAGATCAGCTTGATCACGCGCGCGCTGCGGCATGAGTTTAGCGGCCTCTCTTCATGGCAATGCGGGGCAATTGGCGGACCCATTAGGGGCGTTGCTGTTGGCTGCTGACCGCTTGGCGCAAAACGCGCTGATGGGCGGGCACGGCCGCCGCCGGTCGGGTATCGGTGAGGATTTCTGGCAATATCGGCCCTATCAACCGCAACAGGATACGCTGCAGGCAATAGATCACCGCCGCTCGGGCAAAAGTGACGGGTATTTTGTGCGCCATCAAGAATGGAGAACCGCGCAAGCGCTTCAGATTTGGGTGGATAGCGCGCGCTCGATGCAATTTTCATCTCAAACGGCCCCCTCAAAATTCCAGCAGGCGGGTGTTTTAGCTTTGGCGCTGGCGATTGCAGCTGAGAAAGCCGGTGAAAAAGTGGGTTTGGCGACCACAGGTTTGCCCCCAGCGCGCGGCCGTAAACAGATTTTCAGATTGGCGGATGCCTTTTTAAAACCTGGCTTTGAAGAATATACCACAGCTTTGGACCCGGCTTTCATACCGAATGCCCGCGCGGTTTTCATATCAGATTTCTTAGGAGATTTAGATCCGTTAAAACTGGCGTTGAGCAAAGCTGTCGATGCCGGAATTAATGGTGTGATATTGCAGGTTTTAGACTCCGCAGAGGTTGAGTTTCCCTATCGCGGGCGGGCTGTTTTTCAAAGCCCGCTGAAACGCCTGCAGCATGACAGTTTACAGGCGGCAGATTTGCGCGTGCAATATTTAGAGCGCCTGGCGGCGCGGCGCGACGGGTTGGCAAATTTGGCAAAAGCCGCAGGCTGGCAGCTGATCAGCTATGTCAGCAATGCAAATCCAATATCGGCCCTTTTACAATTGCATAAAGCGCTTGGCCAAGAGGGGCGCCGCCGCTGATGCCGGGTTGGAGTGTCATCGCGTTCAACGCCCCGTGGGTGCTTTGGGGGTTGCTGCTTCTGCCGCTGCTTTGGATTTTGCTGCGGGCTTTGCCGCCGTCGCCCGTACAAAAGTTGTTTCCGGCGGTGGGTTTGTTGCTGGGGTTGGAAGATGAAACCCAAACCAGCGCGCATGCGCCTTGGTGGCTGCTTGTTTTGCGCAGCCTGGCAATTGCGGCGGTTTTGATTGGGTTTGCAGGCCCGATTCTCAATCCGCAAACGCAGCTTGATCGCGGTCCAGACCTTTTGATCGTGGTGGATGGCGGATGGGCTTCAGCGCCCGAGTTTGAGTTTCACCGGGATGTGTTAAAGGCCGATTTGCGCAAAGCTGCGCGGGCGGGGCAACGGGTTGGCGTGATGCTGGCAACCGCTCCAAACCCGATTGCGTTTCAAAGCGCGCAGGCGCTGGCGCATGAAGTCGAAACGCTGCAGCCGCGCCCCTATGCCCCAGAATGGGCGCAGGTCAACGCGCAGCTTGAGGGTTTGAGAGGCGCCAAATTTGACACGCTTTGGCTGTCAGATGGTTTGGGCTATGACGGCGCGCGTCAAGACATCCTGCAGCGGTTGCGCGCGGCAGGCGCGGTGCGTTTGATCTCTGCGCAGAGTGAAATTTTAGCGCTGGGCGATTTGCAATACGCGGCAGGACAGGTCTCTCTTAGCCTGCGCCGGAGCGCGCATGGATCGGATCGGTCGGTGGCTATTTTGGGAATTGGCCGCGATCCTGCAGGAACAAGAACGGTCTTGCTGCGCGAAACGGTTAACCTGATCGCCGGCGAAACAGAGCAGGAGATACGGTTTAAAGCGCCAGCAGAAATTTTATCACGGCTTGAAAGGTTTGAGATTGAGGGGCAAGATCATGCGGCGGCGCTTTATTTATTGGGCAATCAAATTAAGCGCGCCGAAGTGGCCCTATTTGGCGGGCCGGCAAGCGCCGAAAACTTGGATCTTTTAGATCCGCTGCATTTTGTTCAAAAGGCGTTGGCGCCAAAAGTGGCCTTTATTACAGGGGCGTTAGAGCAGGTTTTACTGGCCAATCCTGATCTTATCATTTGGACCGATATGCTGCCTTTGGCCGATCCTGAACCGCTGCTGGATTGGGTGAAAGCTGGGGGGACATTGGTGCGGTTTGCGGGCCCAAGATTGGCGGCTGCAAATCCAGCGGCCTTGCGCGAAGATCCTTTGCTGCCGGTCGTGTTGCGGCAAGGCGGGCGCCAGCTTGGCGGCGCAATGAGTTGGGACCAACCCAAAGCAATTGAGCCCTTCGCGCTTGATGGTCCGTTTTCCGGTTTGACCCTTCCCCCTGATATTCGCGTGAGGGCCCAGGTTTTGGCGCAACCCAGCCCAGATTTGGCCGCGCGCGTTATCGCCCGGTTGCAAGACGGAACGCCACTGATCACCCGCAAAGAAGCTGGTTCGGGGCAGATCGTCTTCTGGCATATCACTGCCAATACAGACTGGAGCAACTTACCCCTAAGTGGTTTATTCTTGGATATGCTAAACCGGCTGAACGCGGCGCGGGGCTGGCAGGATGAGGTGCCGTTGGCGGCGGGCTCGGTATGGAGCCCGGTTCAGGTTCTGGATGGCCTTGGTGAAATAGTGGATGCGGATTACTTGCCAGGAATCGCTGCTGAGTTGTTACAGCAGCGGCGCTTTGGCGCGCTTAGCCCGCCGGGCTTATATGAATTTAAGGGGCAGCTGGCGTCTCACAATCTTGAGCCAAAATCTGCAGATTTGGTGCCCATGATCTGGCCGGACTGGGTACAAAAAGTGGATATCACGCAACAGACACGGGATCTCAGCGGGTGGTTTTTAAGCGTGGCCCTTATTGCTCTGGCGGTGGATGTTTTGGCCAGTTTGGCGCTGAGTGGCCGCACCATAATCGCGGGGGCGATTTTGGCCACCGTCACTTTGGTTCATAATCCAATCGCTGTTCATGCCCAAGACAGGCTGCCCAGTGATGTCACAGCGGCCAGCTCAACGGTGACGTTGGGGCATGTCATAACGGGGGATTCAAAGCTGGATCTTTTGGCTTTTCAAGCCCTGGATGGGCTATCGCGCCGAATGGGCGAGCGCACATCGGTTGAGCCAGGGCAACCGCGGGGCGTGAATTTGGACGAGGATGAACTGGCGCTGTTCCCGCTTTTATACTGGTTGATCAGTCCCGATCAGCCAGCGCTGAGCGCTAAAGCGGCTGATAAATTGAACGGATTTATGCAAACGGGCGGTGTGCTGTTTATCGATACGCGCGATGCCGATCTTGGCCAGATCACAAGCCAAAGCCGCGAAAACCACGTGTTGCGGCGCCTCGCGCGCATCTTGGATGTGCCTGCGCTTGAGCCGGTGCCAGAGGGGCATGTGCTGACGCGCAGTTTTTATCTATTGCAGGATTTTCCGGGCCGGTTTCGAAATGGCCCGCTTTGGCTGGCTAAAAGCATGGCGAGTGACGCTGGTGAAAGCGGCTTGCCCTTTCAAGTGCGCAATGACGGAGTGACCCCGATATTGATTGGCAGCAATGATTGGGCCGCGGCCTGGGCGGTCGATAGGCAGGGGCGCGCCTTATACCCCGTGGGCCGCGGATATATCGGGGAAAGACAGCGCGAAATCGCGTTTCGCTTTGGCATTAATCTGCTGATGCATGTGTTGACCGGAAATTACAAATCCGACCAGGTGCATGTTCCTGCATTGCTTGAGCGGCTTGGGCAATGAGCTATAGCGTTTTCCTTGATCCTTTATTGCCACTGCCGGTTTGGATCGGCCTGTTGGTGATCTGCGCGCTGGCGGGTGGGATTGGTTTGCTGCGGGGATTGCGGGGCTGGGCGTGGCGTATGGCTGCGTTTTTGCTTTTGCTCGGGGCTTTGCTAAACCCGCAATTGCTCCGCGAGGAAAGAATTCTGAAACCCGATATTGTGCTGCTTTTAAAGGATCAAACGGCTTCGAACCGTTTGGCTGGCCGCATTGCGCGCTTAGAGGCGGCCGAAACGGTTTTAGAGCAGACGCTTCAACGCCAATTCGGCGTCGAGGTGCGTAAAATTTCTATAGAGGATCGCAAAGAAGAGGGCACTGCGCTGTTTGCGGCGTTGCGCGAAGCCTTGGCGCAAGAACCCGCGGGCCAAATCGCCGCGGTGATCGCCTTGTCTGATGGGCAAGTGCATGATCGCCCGCTGCCCGGATTTTCCTTCCCAGCGCCTTTTCACATGCTGCTCACGGGCGAAAAGGATGAGTTTGACCGCAAGTTAGAGATTAAAAATGCCCCGGCTTTTGCTATTTTGGGTGAGCCGGTCACGGTGACGTTGAAAATTGAAGAGAGCGGGGCTGTAACCCGGGCCGATCCGCGCGCAGATGTTTTCATCTCGGTGGATGGTGCGCCGCCAACGCAGTTTAACCTGCCGGTCGGAACCGAGGTTGATGTGGAATTATCAGCCCTGCATGGTGGTGAAAATATTTTTGAATTTCGCGTAGAGCCCTTGGCGGGAGAAGTCAGTGAAAGCAACAACGCAGCGATGCTGTCCGTGAACGGCGTGCGCGAGCGATTGCGGGTTTTGCTTGTCTCGGGCGAGCCGCATCCGGGCACGCGCACATGGCGCAACCTATTGAAATCGGACAGCTCGGTGGATTTGGTACATTTTACAATTCTGCGCCCGCCGGAAAAACAAGATGGTGTGCCGGTTGATGAATTATCCTTAATCGCCTTTCCAACCCGCCAGCTCTTCTTAGAAAAAATTGACGATTTTGATTTGATTATTTTTGATCGTTACAAGCGGCGCGGTATCCTGCCACCGGCCTATTTGCAGAATATTGTGCGCTATGTCGGCGATGGCGGTGCTGTTTTGGTGGCGGCAGGGCCTGAATATGCTTCAGCCAATTCGTTGTTTCGATCTCCCTTGCAGCCGATTCTTCCGGGGGCACCCACCGCGCAGGTGATTGAAAACGGGTTTTTGCCGGCTTTAACCGAATTTGGGCAGCGCCACCCGGTGACGGCGCAATTGCCAGAGACTGGCGATTGGGGGCGTTGGATGCGCCAGATTGAATTGCTGCCGCTTGAAGGCGATGTGATTTTAAAGGGCGTTCAAGGCCTACCACTTTTGACGTTAAACCGGTTTAAAGCCGGGCGCGTGGCTTTATTGGCCTCTGATCACGCCTGGCTGTGGGATCGCAATTTCGAAGGGGGAGGGCCGCAACAGGAATTGCTGCGCCGCTTGGCGCATTGGCTGATGAGTGAGCCAGAATTGGAAGAGGAGGCGCTGCTTGCAGAGCAATTGGAGGAGGGTGTTTTGATCACGCGACGCAGTCTAAACGCCGTGGTAGATCCGGTTGAAGTTGTTGCGCCGTCTGGAATTTCTCAAAAGCTTTTCCTAGAAGAACGCGCGCCGGGTCAGTTTCAAGGCCTTTATAAAAACACCCAAACCGGGCTTTTTAAGATGTCGGACGGAGCGCTCGCGCGCGCTTTTGCGATTGGCAGCGCCACCCCCAAAGAGTTTGAAAACCCGCTCAGCACTGCCGGCCTGGTGTTGCCAATCATAAAAGAAAATTCGGGG
The sequence above is drawn from the Rhodobacteraceae bacterium IMCC1335 genome and encodes:
- a CDS encoding membrane dipeptidase — translated: MRIIDNLQYANWSEKIFRQMRAGGVDAVHVTIAYHENFRETVLNFEQWNRWFETYPDLIMKGLTAEDVDRARTSNRTAIFFGFQNPSPIEDDIGLVEIVHNLGARFMQLSYNNQSLLATGCYEAADPGITRMGRQVIGEMNRVGLVVDMSHSADRSTIEAAEISTRPITITHANPYEWQPALRNKRPEVIKAVTEAGGMIGFSLYPHHLKDKSACTLESFCQMIAEAAARYGAQHLGLGSDLCQDQPDRVVEWMRVGRWSKAIDYGEGSASAPGFPPMPSWFQDNRDFGNIAEGLRKTGMSEAEVAGIMGENWYRFYQENFGAKA
- a CDS encoding MBL fold metallo-hydrolase, with amino-acid sequence MRGCKQGGFALNYLALLGTKGGPAIRPGSTMPTAHLLHLEGCPIIIDCGLGVARGLIDQGVALKDIRHIFITHLHSDHYLELGPLLHTAWTAGLSNIVQIYGPVGLDAYWAGFLASMQADIDLRIADEGRPDLRGLVRFHGIDTPDVVQLGDIQVSALRNIHPPLLDTFALSFKTARSHIVFSGDTAYFPDLAGFAQGADLLVHEAMLEAAIEPLLARVGNGDERLRAHFYAAHSTAAEAAKIAVAANVKALALNHLIPSDDPDFGEAEWLAAIRPIWDGPFYLGHDGLRIAF
- a CDS encoding DUF1285 domain-containing protein, which translates into the protein MSAEKMASPSAEGLAQAARAASDGRKLPPVHLWNPPFCGDLDMRIARDGTWFYQGTPIGRFELVRLFSSILRKDGDSYVLVTPVEKVGITVDDAPFVAVDFENIGTPDRPVLCFETHVGDFSQAGRENPIRVEKHPETGEPAPYIHIRAGLEALIDRKSFYRLVERGEQAEHQGQTWYGIYSDGVFFPIILADELN
- a CDS encoding AAA domain-containing protein translates to MSSSRDIADQIEDLTADLAQMKAEIAKKFIGQKSVIDLSLTALLSGGHGLLVGVPGLGKTLLVNTLGDVLGLHTQRVQFTPDLMPADILGSEILETKPDGTRQFKFIEGPIFSQLLMADEINRASPRTQSALLQAMQEGQVSIAGQTRPLPQPFHVLATQNPIEQEGTYPLPEAQLDRFLLQITLDYPDRETEREILLETTGVGQVGVAQVFDPARLMAAQKVVRQMPIGNSVVNFILDLVRACRPEDASSSKELRETVAWGPGPRAAQSLMLSARAWALLQGRLSPSVQDVLALAVPVLAHRMALRYSAQANGVDLPELIRRIADQLDHARAAA
- a CDS encoding DUF58 domain-containing protein, which codes for MSLAASLHGNAGQLADPLGALLLAADRLAQNALMGGHGRRRSGIGEDFWQYRPYQPQQDTLQAIDHRRSGKSDGYFVRHQEWRTAQALQIWVDSARSMQFSSQTAPSKFQQAGVLALALAIAAEKAGEKVGLATTGLPPARGRKQIFRLADAFLKPGFEEYTTALDPAFIPNARAVFISDFLGDLDPLKLALSKAVDAGINGVILQVLDSAEVEFPYRGRAVFQSPLKRLQHDSLQAADLRVQYLERLAARRDGLANLAKAAGWQLISYVSNANPISALLQLHKALGQEGRRR
- a CDS encoding DUF4159 domain-containing protein — encoded protein: MPGWSVIAFNAPWVLWGLLLLPLLWILLRALPPSPVQKLFPAVGLLLGLEDETQTSAHAPWWLLVLRSLAIAAVLIGFAGPILNPQTQLDRGPDLLIVVDGGWASAPEFEFHRDVLKADLRKAARAGQRVGVMLATAPNPIAFQSAQALAHEVETLQPRPYAPEWAQVNAQLEGLRGAKFDTLWLSDGLGYDGARQDILQRLRAAGAVRLISAQSEILALGDLQYAAGQVSLSLRRSAHGSDRSVAILGIGRDPAGTRTVLLRETVNLIAGETEQEIRFKAPAEILSRLERFEIEGQDHAAALYLLGNQIKRAEVALFGGPASAENLDLLDPLHFVQKALAPKVAFITGALEQVLLANPDLIIWTDMLPLADPEPLLDWVKAGGTLVRFAGPRLAAANPAALREDPLLPVVLRQGGRQLGGAMSWDQPKAIEPFALDGPFSGLTLPPDIRVRAQVLAQPSPDLAARVIARLQDGTPLITRKEAGSGQIVFWHITANTDWSNLPLSGLFLDMLNRLNAARGWQDEVPLAAGSVWSPVQVLDGLGEIVDADYLPGIAAELLQQRRFGALSPPGLYEFKGQLASHNLEPKSADLVPMIWPDWVQKVDITQQTRDLSGWFLSVALIALAVDVLASLALSGRTIIAGAILATVTLVHNPIAVHAQDRLPSDVTAASSTVTLGHVITGDSKLDLLAFQALDGLSRRMGERTSVEPGQPRGVNLDEDELALFPLLYWLISPDQPALSAKAADKLNGFMQTGGVLFIDTRDADLGQITSQSRENHVLRRLARILDVPALEPVPEGHVLTRSFYLLQDFPGRFRNGPLWLAKSMASDAGESGLPFQVRNDGVTPILIGSNDWAAAWAVDRQGRALYPVGRGYIGERQREIAFRFGINLLMHVLTGNYKSDQVHVPALLERLGQ